A genomic stretch from Aquila chrysaetos chrysaetos chromosome 1, bAquChr1.4, whole genome shotgun sequence includes:
- the UBE2D3 gene encoding ubiquitin-conjugating enzyme E2 D3 isoform X1: MALKRINKELSDLARDPPAQCSAGPVGDDMFHWQATIMGPNDSPYQGGVFFLTIHFPTDYPFKPPKVAFTTRIYHPNINSNGSICLDILRSQWSPALTISKVLLSICSLLCDPNPDDPLVPEIARIYKTDRDKYNRISREWTQKYAM; encoded by the exons GAACTTAGTGACCTAGCCCGTGATCCTCCAGCACAGTGTTCAGCAGGTCCCGTTGGAGATGACA tgtTTCATTGGCAAGCCACAATTATGGGACCT AATGACAGTCCATATCAGGGTGGTGTATTCTTCTTGACAATTCACTTTCCTACAGACTACCCTTTCAAACCACCTAAG GTTGCATTTACAACAAGAATCTATCATCCAAATATTAACAGTAATGGCAGCATTTGTCTTGATATTCTAAGATCACAGTGGTCTCCTGCTTTAACTATTTCTAAAG tTCTCTTATCCATTTGTTCACTGTTATGTGATCCAAATCCAGATGACCCACTAGTGCCAGAGATTGCACGTATCTATAAAACAGACAGAGACAA gTACAACAGAATATCTCGGGAATGGACTCAGAAGTATGCCATGTGA
- the UBE2D3 gene encoding ubiquitin-conjugating enzyme E2 D3 isoform X4 produces the protein MFHWQATIMGPNDSPYQGGVFFLTIHFPTDYPFKPPKVAFTTRIYHPNINSNGSICLDILRSQWSPALTISKVLLSICSLLCDPNPDDPLVPEIARIYKTDRDKYNRLAREWTEKYAML, from the exons A tgtTTCATTGGCAAGCCACAATTATGGGACCT AATGACAGTCCATATCAGGGTGGTGTATTCTTCTTGACAATTCACTTTCCTACAGACTACCCTTTCAAACCACCTAAG GTTGCATTTACAACAAGAATCTATCATCCAAATATTAACAGTAATGGCAGCATTTGTCTTGATATTCTAAGATCACAGTGGTCTCCTGCTTTAACTATTTCTAAAG tTCTCTTATCCATTTGTTCACTGTTATGTGATCCAAATCCAGATGACCCACTAGTGCCAGAGATTGCACGTATCTATAAAACAGACAGAGACAA GTACAATAGGTTAGCAAGAGAGTGGACAGAGAAATACGCTATGCTGTAG
- the UBE2D3 gene encoding ubiquitin-conjugating enzyme E2 D3 isoform X3, protein MLMKHVQALQELSDLARDPPAQCSAGPVGDDMFHWQATIMGPNDSPYQGGVFFLTIHFPTDYPFKPPKVAFTTRIYHPNINSNGSICLDILRSQWSPALTISKVLLSICSLLCDPNPDDPLVPEIARIYKTDRDKYNRLAREWTEKYAML, encoded by the exons GAACTTAGTGACCTAGCCCGTGATCCTCCAGCACAGTGTTCAGCAGGTCCCGTTGGAGATGACA tgtTTCATTGGCAAGCCACAATTATGGGACCT AATGACAGTCCATATCAGGGTGGTGTATTCTTCTTGACAATTCACTTTCCTACAGACTACCCTTTCAAACCACCTAAG GTTGCATTTACAACAAGAATCTATCATCCAAATATTAACAGTAATGGCAGCATTTGTCTTGATATTCTAAGATCACAGTGGTCTCCTGCTTTAACTATTTCTAAAG tTCTCTTATCCATTTGTTCACTGTTATGTGATCCAAATCCAGATGACCCACTAGTGCCAGAGATTGCACGTATCTATAAAACAGACAGAGACAA GTACAATAGGTTAGCAAGAGAGTGGACAGAGAAATACGCTATGCTGTAG